TACCCTTACTTACTCTATCCCCAACCGGCTGCTGGCGTACCTGCGGACGCCGCTGGCGCATCCTGCTTTTTTCTCGGACCTCAAGGACAACCTGCTGGAAGGATATTGGGAGGGGTATTATGAGTACGGCCAGGGTTTCCGGGCGCCCTTGCTGGGGAGCCGGCGGGAATTCCAGCTGACGCTTCGTTCCAAGGCGGGGCAACTGGAGGGGACGTGTGTGGACGAGGATCACTCGGGCCAGGCGGGTGTCTGGGGTTTTGTGGACCGCGAACTGATTAGCTTTATCAAAAAATTCCCGGAGTCGCCGACCCAGGATATTCACTATACGGGTTTTTTTGACGCCCGCGAAGTGTCGTTTACGGGGACGTGGGTGATTGACGAGGGGAATGGGCAGGTGTGCTCGGGGAGTTGGGCGATGGTGAAGTTGTAGAGCGGGCCAAGGCTCGGCGGGGCCATAACCCCAGGGCGCAGCAGCGCGCCGCAAAAGCCGCCCAGCGCTAGGCTCCGAGGTACCTCGTTGGCAAAGCCTCCTCCACGACGACCCGGCCCTCAAGCCCCACGCGATACACCCGGGCCGAAGGCACCGATGCCACGCAGGTAACCGCGTCATCCGCAAAATGCACCGCCGCACTATTATCAGCAGCATACCCGGGCAATATAGAACCGGAAGACAGCAGACGGTGGAGCGACGGCCTTCGCTCCACCTCCCCATCATAATGCGGACAAAAACTCCCGGGCACAAGACCCAGGCATGGCAACATGGTATACGGCCCCGGTATGGAATCGGTGCTGCACTCCTGAAACCAGCAGTTGGCCCCGGCGCTGATACCGGCCAGGACTATGCCTTTATCATACGCCTTGCGCAGGATCGTATCAAGCCCCCATTCCCGCCAGAGGGCGAGCATGCTTTTGGTGTTGCCGCCACCGACATAAATGACGTCCATCCCTAGCAGAAAAGATTCCAGGTCGGCCGTGGGGGGTGTAAAAAGCGACAAGTGAAAAGGCCGGGCATCGAGCCGCGCAAACGCAGTGTAGAAATTCAGCGCATACCGGGACGCATCATCCGTGGCATGCGGCAGGAAGCACACCGAT
This sequence is a window from Dinghuibacter silviterrae. Protein-coding genes within it:
- a CDS encoding Type 1 glutamine amidotransferase-like domain-containing protein → MRQIIAMGGGGFSMEPGNPLLDQYVLNASGRSRPSVCFLPHATDDASRYALNFYTAFARLDARPFHLSLFTPPTADLESFLLGMDVIYVGGGNTKSMLALWREWGLDTILRKAYDKGIVLAGISAGANCWFQECSTDSIPGPYTMLPCLGLVPGSFCPHYDGEVERRPSLHRLLSSGSILPGYAADNSAAVHFADDAVTCVASVPSARVYRVGLEGRVVVEEALPTRYLGA